The sequence TGGTACTGCATTGCACTTACAATGCAAATCGCTTTTAACGCTACTCACAGgatatttcactttgaaagtgtcacAAAATGTGCAATAAGCAACCTTATATAATTTTGGCACAGGCACATCTTTCTAATAAGCCTGGCTTGCCAAAATTAATCTGTTGCTAATGTTATCAGAATGCTATATAAAAAATAGCTACATCAATTCTTTATACgtatgttgtatatttatattatgaatttaccttattattttctttgcaaaacattgaaaaacaaaGACGGCATaccaaatataatttgtaattattggcGCCATAAACTGTTCGTATGAATTGTATGTTTACAATATTAAACTAAAAGAGAAAGCCAAGACTGTAACTTGACTTCTTTATGCCATCTTCTTTCACTAGATGTACAAGGGTCCTGACGGAGATATTGATGCCATCTTAACGGGCCCCTTACCAGCTTTGTGCGGGGTCAGTCTGGAGAGCACTGGCAAAAAGGAATACCTGATTACTGGTAAGAGTGAATTAACATGTTGTGAAAAATAGTGTTCAAGCCAACAGCTTTTGCTTCTGTAAACTGCAGAAGCGATACCTTTATACCAACATCATTTCATTAATCTGCACAGGTAATATGGATTCAAATGGCACATTGCGTATAAATCTTTGCAACTACATTGAATCTTGGGAGTCTCTGAGTCTGACACAGAAAAAGAACTTGGGTCCACGCTACCAGATGGGCTGTGATTGCAAGGtatagctatctatctatctatgtatctatgtatctatctatctatctatctatctatctatctatctatctatctatctatctatctatctatctatatatctagctatatatctgtctgtctctctgtctctctctctgtctctctatctgtctgtctgtctatctgtctatctgtctgtctgtctgtctgtctgtctgtctgtctgtctgtctgtctgtctatctatctatctatctatctatcatctatctagctatatatctgtctgtctttctgtctgtatgtctgtctgtctctctctctctctgtctgtctgtatatctttctgaagatctgtctgtctgtctgtccatctatctgtctgtctgtctgtctatatctctgtctgtctgtctgtctgtctgtctgtctgtctatctatctatctatctatctatctatctagctatatatctgtctgtctttctgtctgtatgtctgtctgtctctctctctctctgtctgtctgtatatctttctgaagatctgtctgtctgtctgtccatctatctgtctgtctgtctatatctctgtctgtctctctctctgtctgtctgtctgtctgtctgtctgtctgtctgtctgtctgtctgtctgtctgtctgtctatctatctatctatctatctatctatctatctatctatctatctgtctagcTATATATCTagctatatatctgtctgtctttctgtctgtatgtctgtctgtctctctctctctctgtctgtctgtatatctttctgaagatctgtctgtctgtctgtccatctatctgtctgtctgtctatatctctgtctgtctctctctctgtctgtctgtctgtctgtctgtctgtctgtctgtctgtctatctatctatctatctatctatctatctatctatctgtctatctgtcgcTCTTCTGTCTTCTCGTTCTCACAGCTCTTCTCTTGTCTTTGTGCAGGTCGTCCAGTGTCCTATGATTCCTTGTTCCATTAATGGCCCTGCGGAGTGTCTTTGGACTGATTGGGTGATGGAGGGAACGGTTCAAGGTACACAGTTTCAGCATTACACCTGCATTAAGAGGAGTGACAGCAGCTGTGCCTGGTACCGTGGATACGCCCCACCTAAAAAAGAGTTCATGGATAATGAGGAACCTTAAACAAGTCCTCAGTTCGATCTCTCATTCAGAAAATCCCCCGCAACACAGCTTACGTGACCTTAAACTCACACCTTAATCCTGCAAATGCATTCCAGAGCCCGTGGAACCTGTCAAGAACGTGTTTGGGCCATTACAGAAATTCAAAGGGAAAAGATCTAATATgggaatatttttgtataaataaatgaataaaaagaaaaagaaaaataatgaatcatattttgcatagaaaaaaataaagttaaaaaaatcctaaaaatgcCAATGGTCGAGTTTTCATTATGGTATTACAAAACTGCATATTATCATTACTGTATTACAATATTTAGAACATGATAAttacaaacaaactaataaattaaaacttCCGGACATGCAACAATTTGCTAGAAATACAATgcaatatataatgtgtgtgtgctaTTTTCCCAGGTATGAAGAATGCATACATTTGGTTGCATGTTAATATATGAAGTGAATCTTACCTCTAGTGTTGAAATGACAGGCAGAAAGGTTTTTAGCTATATTTTTTGCAATCCAATAAAGAGGAAATTGGTTACAACAGTGTTTTTCACTTCCTCAAACACAGATTGAGCAAatagtttttcatattttacGCCGTCAAGTTTTTTGTTACCACATAATTCCCATACtttgtttgtattatttcatAGTTTTGACTTAACTATTATTCTAAAATGGAGAAAACAGTAATACTAAAGAACTGGTATGATAGTCAGAATTAGTAAGTGTGTCCAGATCTTTGCTTGGTAGTGTACACCAGAAAGTGAAATGTGTTCATGGCTGTCGAAGGAATGTAAATCATAAGTGCGATGTAAATTGTATAATGTAATGTGCATATAGCAGCATACATACATCTGagaataatatatgtattttttaatagatACAGGATTTTCTAATTTATATCCAAATTATACTGCTTTGAATGTGTTCAGAAATATATGCAGTTGTATGTGCTGTTGtttatgttttttcatgttttgtcattttatgactttttatgcaTTCTTCGTAgcaaactgcatttattaagaGTTATGTCTAGTAAAGCTTCATTGATACCCATTGTGATAACTGTTATGATATTCATGAATAAAGGAGCAGAAATGTCCAATGAACAATTCATATTTTTCAGTATCTGGTCATTAATATATGCAGCTCATGTACCCTGTCAAATGATGGTCCCCTCGTGAATGACCCTCTTAAAATATAAAGTCAcatatatttatgacattataaGGACATGTGTGcaaaaattgaaaaacaatttTTGCATAACTCTAAACTCAGTTCTGTGCATTGCACACATCTTTCGAAACTAACAGCTCTTTTGTTTCATTTGAGAAACACTTTAAATGTTACTCAGTTACTGATGACCTAAAGTCAACTTTATTTCTAAAGTACCTGTACTTTTTGCTAAATAGATTGTTTCACAGCAGCTTCACAATAGTTTCAATTTCAAATTCAATAGTGTCATTATATAGCTCAAATCAGTTCAGTGTTTAGTTCAGTTGCATTATTGTGTAAAATGTATCATTTGTTCATGCATACTCTATATACAGTGCATTACAGTATGTATGTGTGGAGTGCTGTGATAAAACTTCTGTGCTCCACTGCACTCTGAACAAGCCGAAGACACACAAAAgaggtattttacatttttcacatcTGTGTGTAGTTTGGTGTGCATGTggctaattattttatatttgtgtgttgaGTTTCTACGCAAAAATAGAAgagttaaaacagttttgaaagaagtttttgCTTTTGCAAGATgtgtgacattttgcatattgtgtgtttgttttgaggTTTTGTGTGTAGATATTTGAGAAATGGAGACATAGTTTCAAAAACTATgaaagccttaaaaaaaaaaaaaactgtaatgatgTGGTGTGACAGTGTTCATATCATCCTGAGaatcatacaaaaataaataaataaactaaataaaaagtttttgatttacttgtgtattttacttttttaaatatcattattttggtTAGTACCGAAAAGGATTAGGGCCAAGCAATAATAACTAAACAATAAAACCATCTCAAGattaatgtcattttaatgcAAGATTAAACTCGTtaaatttggagaaaaaaaaatcgaaataaaatgtgaagaataaactcattaaattaagagaaaaaagttgttaataaaatgtttaaataaaatgtaatataataattgtaagaATAATAATTCTCAATATTTAATTGCTATTTTTTTCCCTCTAAATTTAAAGAGATTTTCTTGAAACAAcaactttattctcatatttaattatttaattctaaacattttatttacatttttttttttttaacaaatttaatcttgcattataatgactttaatctcgagatggttttatttatttattttattattgcttggccctAATCCTCTTCCATAGGTTGGAGCACAAGaagcaaatggagaaaaaacatttttgaaaaattatattttattctatgtCCTTTGAAGAGGACGCCATTACTAAGTTAttcaaagtaaacaaataaataaacagacattaaaaggcatgtataggcaaaaaaaaaaaaaaaaaaaaaaaaaacgttttatctTTTTCATTCACCAATCAGTTTTAGGTCTCAGGCTGTTTTTAACCAAACTTTGTACAAAAGTTGATTCTCAACTATTTTATGCAAGATATAACATGATATGAACAGACTTAAATGATATACTATTTTACTTCAtgcataaaatgtgtaaaatgtccaTAAATTAGTATTCCCATTCTACAGTATACAATGTAGCTATACATcgcatctaatttgcatattaaatatacatataatgtcTTGTCGGGGCAAACCATTATGAAAAAGTGTTATAATGGAAGTAATAACTAAAAATTCATAGGAATATTGATCTATATTTTCTTTCCCTATTGACTCTGTTTccctaaaatgcttgttttacatcATGATGTTCGTCCTGGGGTCCTCTACAGAAGACATGCATGAAATGATGCcctgctctgtacaggacatcggGATTAAAACTGTGGCATGTGTCTCAGAGAA comes from Carassius auratus strain Wakin chromosome 3, ASM336829v1, whole genome shotgun sequence and encodes:
- the LOC113053130 gene encoding metalloproteinase inhibitor 2-like gives rise to the protein MSRSRCVALLLVLVLCGAAQFAEACSCSPEHPQQAYCNADVVIRAKVVGQKEVVTGNDAYGNPIKMIQYDVKQIKMYKGPDGDIDAILTGPLPALCGVSLESTGKKEYLITGNMDSNGTLRINLCNYIESWESLSLTQKKNLGPRYQMGCDCKVVQCPMIPCSINGPAECLWTDWVMEGTVQGTQFQHYTCIKRSDSSCAWYRGYAPPKKEFMDNEEP